GTTTAATTTTTTATAGCGGTTAAGCATCAAACTGCCATAAAATTGACCTAAGATGTTGGTGAAATTACCTGCACCTAAACGGGCATAATTTTGATAATTATAAGGCAAAGCTTGTGGTTTTATAGAGCTAGCAGTTCCTTTAACGGGTGTGAAAGTAGAAGCAACAGGAACCGAAAAAATACTGTATTTTACATCTTTTTGACTCTTTGAGATCGAATCTGATACTGAGGGTTTAGATTTTATTTTAAAAGCATCGTTTAGGGTTGGAGAATATTGTTTAATTATTATTAATTTTTCAGCTTTAATAGTATCGTTTCTTCTTTGAGAAAACATTATATAACTGTTAAAAATAAAAACTAATGTTATAAAAAGACTGCTGAATTTCATAGGTTAAATTTTGCAATACAAATATCGCCGATTTGATGTAATACATAACTAAAGAAAGCTCAAAATATTTTAATGTTATCAACTTTTTAAAATATCCTTAAAATTAGGTTTAAAGTAATTTGATCCTTTTAAGACCTTACCATCTTCTCTGTAGATTGGTTTACCGTTCTTGCCTAGCTTACTCATGTTGCTTTTTTGTATTTCGTCAAAAATGGCTTCAATTTTATCTTGCATCCCATGTTCTATAATCGTGCCACAAAGAATGTATAGCATATCTCCCAAAGCATCTGCCACCTCAACTAAGTCGCCTTTTTCTGCAACTTCAAGATATTCTTCATTTTCTTCTTTCATCAAATCAAATCGAAGCTTGTTTTTTTGATGACCTAATGAAGCCGTAGGTTTAAATTTTATACCAAGTCCAAATGCTTTATGAAATTTTGCTACCGCTTGAAGTGGTTTTTGAATCATATATTTTATTTTAGTTGATTTGTAACAATTATTTATCTATTACAAATATAGAATTTTCATAATTAGATCTTCTAAACGATTTTGATTTTTTATTGTAAATCATTTTATATCAATTATTTATCAAATTTACGACATGTTATCGATTTTCAAGCTTTGAAAAGCTTACTTTTGAAATATATATTTTGAGAAATGTTTTCAACGGGACAGTGGATTTTTGCGCTGTTTTTTGTCGTGGCTTTTGTGGTTTTGATGCTTTTTAGTTACAAAAAGGATAAGGTTTTACACAAAAAATATTACAAAGGCAGTTTTTATATTCTACTTGGATTTTTGGACTTTGTGCTGATTTTATTTTTGATGAAATTTTTTCTGAAGTCCTAAATATGCAAACGGAAATTGAACGCAAGTTTTTAGTGAAATCTGATGCTTTTAAAAAAGAAGCTCATAAATCTTATACCATTCGGCAAGGTTTTTTAAATCGCGATCCTGAGCGAACCGTCAGAATTAGAGTTAAAGACAACAAAGGCTTCATAACCGTAAAAGGCATTTCTTCTCAAAACGGTTTGTCTCGCTTAGAATGGGAAAAAGAAATTGATGTAAAAGATGCTCAAGACTTGCTCCAACTTTGTGAAATGCCTATCATTCACAAAACCCGTTATGAGATTGCTATTGATAATCACACTTTTGAAGTTGATGAGTTTCATGCTAAGCATAATGGCTTGGTCATTGCAGAAATTGAACTTCCACACGAGAATGAAAACTTCCCTAAACCCAACTGGTTAGGACAAGAAGTTACGGGCAACAAGGCTTATTATAATTCTCAGCTTTAAGATTGATTATTAAACACAAGCCTTCAACTTTATTTGTGAATTTATAGCTTTTTTTGTTACGAATGCACTATTATTTTTATTCAAGAATTGTTTTTTATGAAGCCACGAATGCACTAATGTTGGTTTTTTGAGCCACGAATGCACTAATGAATTTTTTTTAAATGCCACGAATGCACTAATGTTGGTTTTTATGAAGCCACGAATGCACTAATGTTGGTTTTTATGAAGCCACGAATGCACTAATGAATTTTTTTTAAATGCCACGAATGCACTAATGTTGGTTTTTATGAAGCCACGAATGCACTAATGAATTTTTTTTAAATGCCACGAATGCACTAATGATTTTTTTTTAAATGCCACGAATGCACTAATGTTGTTTTTTATGAAGCCACGAATGCACTAATATTGTTTTTTTGAGCCACGAATGTGCTGATGATTTAAAAAAAACATTCAACAGAATAAAATTGGTAATCTCAAAATTTTCTAAACTCTACCTTTTAAGGCATCGAACACCCAGGCAATAGCAAAAAAACCAATGCCAACTGTCGCGAAACCCCAACCAGCAACGTCTTCATATTTGAAAGCACCAAGACCGATGAGACCTAAACCTACAATTATCATGATTAAAGTCGCCCAACCTAAAACGGTATTTTTATTCATCATTGCCATATACTAATTGTGTTTTATATCAATTTAATGTTAAGCAAATGTAAGGATAATATTTAATATTTTTTACTATTAGGATTTTTACCTGACTAACTTAAAACTATTTTTTTAATCAATTGTTGCCCTAAACTTTCATTTAAATTTTTGATAATTTGAGATTTACCATAGCTTAACTCTTCACGCAAAACGGCGGAAGATAATCTGACAAATAAGGTGTTTCTATCGAGATGGATTTTGGTGGTATATTTGTCTATAGCTGGTCCCATTTGGTCTTTCCAAGCACGTTGAACTTCAATTTGGTTTAAACCATTGTTGAGTCCTTTTTTATCAGTGAATATTTTTAAGAGTTCACTTAGTTTCTTGGTGTTGTATTCGTTGTCCATAATAATTACTCGGTGATGTTTATGGGTTTAAATCTTTTGTAAGTGTAGAGAAAGTCTTTCTCATTTTTTATGAGCATCAAACTGTCATTAAGGCTTAAAATGGTTTCTTTCCAAGTGTCGTAAGGCGTTTTGTATTGAAGTTTTAAACTGTCGTTTTCGTTGATGATTTTAAATTCTTCTAAGGCTTTTGTGGTTTTGTAGTTGCCGTTTAGGTCGGGTTTTAGTTTTTTTCGAAAACCCAAACTGTCTTTAATTTCAAAATAATCAACTTGTGTGTTGATGCTGTAAATGATATTTTTACCATAAGGGTTTTGGGCTTGAACAATTTCCCAATAACCGTTCAAGTGTTTTAATTCAACCGAATTTTTCTCTTTTTGACAAGAGGTTAACAGAAAAGATAAAACAAAAATTATTTTAAAGACTTTCATAAGCAAATTTAAATTGGTTTAAGTTAATCATTTTATATTGCTTGGCGTGAGCTTTGACTACGTTTTCGGTTCTTTCGGGATGTGTATCGCTGATAAACATTTGTCCTAAATCTTGTTGAGTAACCATGTTGACAATATGCTTGACACGGTTTTCGTCCAATTTATCAAAAATATCGTCTAAAAGCAAGATTGGATTTAAACCTTGACTGCCTTTTAAATAGTCGTATTTGGCAAATTTTAGGGCAACGAGATATGATTTTTGCTGTCCTTGTGAGCCAAATTTTTTAACGGGATAATTTTTGATATCAAACAATAAATCGTCTTTATGCGTACCAACGCTGGTGTATTGCAATGCCATATCTTTTTGTAGATGCTTTTCAAATAAATCTTGAAAAGATCGCTCGTGCAATTGACTTTTGTAAGTGATTTGAATAGGCTCGTCTTTTTGGCAAATCTCTTGGTAACGCTGGGTTAAAATGGTTTCAAAATCTTTGATAAATTGATTTCGAGCATCATAAATATATTGCCCTAAATCTTGCATTTGTTCGTTATAAACCGTCAAAGTAGTGTTGTCAAAGGTACGATTGGTCGCAAAATATTTTAATAAAGCGTTGCGTTGAGATAAAATCTTATTGTATTTAATAAGTTTGTTTAAGTAAACTTTATCGACTTGAGAAATCACACTATCCATAAATTTTCGTCGCACATCACTGCCTTCTAAAATCAAATCTCTATCGGTTGGCGAAACAATCACAACGGGGATAAATCCGATATGTTCACTCAATTTATCATAAGCTTTGGCGTTGCGTTTTACAATTTTTTTATCTCCTTTTTTAAAAGAGACAATAATGTTTTCAGTTTTGGATTGACGTTCAAATTGACCATCAATGACAAAAAAA
This genomic window from Flavobacterium sp. CS20 contains:
- a CDS encoding CYTH domain-containing protein codes for the protein MQTEIERKFLVKSDAFKKEAHKSYTIRQGFLNRDPERTVRIRVKDNKGFITVKGISSQNGLSRLEWEKEIDVKDAQDLLQLCEMPIIHKTRYEIAIDNHTFEVDEFHAKHNGLVIAEIELPHENENFPKPNWLGQEVTGNKAYYNSQL
- a CDS encoding CAL67264 family membrane protein, producing the protein MNKNTVLGWATLIMIIVGLGLIGLGAFKYEDVAGWGFATVGIGFFAIAWVFDALKGRV
- a CDS encoding DUF721 domain-containing protein, whose product is MDNEYNTKKLSELLKIFTDKKGLNNGLNQIEVQRAWKDQMGPAIDKYTTKIHLDRNTLFVRLSSAVLREELSYGKSQIIKNLNESLGQQLIKKIVLS
- a CDS encoding DNA replication/repair protein RecF, yielding MILKSLSLLHYKNFEAFEYKFDSKINCIVGENGKGKTNILDSIYHLAYTKSYFNPITSQNIQHGQDFFVIDGQFERQSKTENIIVSFKKGDKKIVKRNAKAYDKLSEHIGFIPVVIVSPTDRDLILEGSDVRRKFMDSVISQVDKVYLNKLIKYNKILSQRNALLKYFATNRTFDNTTLTVYNEQMQDLGQYIYDARNQFIKDFETILTQRYQEICQKDEPIQITYKSQLHERSFQDLFEKHLQKDMALQYTSVGTHKDDLLFDIKNYPVKKFGSQGQQKSYLVALKFAKYDYLKGSQGLNPILLLDDIFDKLDENRVKHIVNMVTQQDLGQMFISDTHPERTENVVKAHAKQYKMINLNQFKFAYESL